The genomic segment ACAAAACAAAGCGTAGAAAAAATCATGTGTGCATAGAATAGAACACATGAAAAGTTTGTGTGGACGATTCATGGAAACTCGCAAAAATACATACGAGAGAGTGTTTGGTAAATTGGTTGGACTAAGATAATATTAGGTTTGAGTTGTActttgattataaaatttacAATCATTTAGGTTATGCCTAACTGGCTAGAAAGATTCCATCTACGTGGGCATGAACCCAAGTAAATGGAAGTCTAGTCATTTGTGCTAGCCCAAACGactggaaatattttttttaattatttttcttgtatcatTATTTGCCTTTAAGTATTTTAAACATATATTactttaaaaagagaaaaatacttATCGTATATATATTACCTTTTTAGGCTATGATTACATGATAATATTATCATAGCTAGATATGCATGAGAGCACCTTTAACTTTTATTAATTCTTCCTGTATGAAGTTTCTTCATGTAATTCTTTGCTAAGTTTTTGcaagaaagagaagaatttttttgtttgtttgtttctagAAGAGAAATAGTCTAGAAATAAAAAGTGAGTTGGACTATGAAGGggtataaaaattcaattttagagGAAAATGTTCATGAGTAATCAAGAAggatctagatttttttttggagacaAGTGGTCATTGAAACCTTAATAAggatccttaatttttttaaaaaaaagataaaatgatcATGGAGACCTAGAGAACTTGGAGACATAAAGACTTTTTCATGGAGATTTCATGGAGATATTTTGTAGGATGCATGAAAAgcactactatttttttttaaaaaaacaatggagatataatttctaaaatttatattatctcATGCAGTGTATCATGagaacttttttcttgtttgtttaggTTGTATCTCTTTTTTCGTAAATTATTAAAGGTATCATCTAAAGATCAAtctttgtatctttttttaagTGCTTGACACTCTTTAGTGTTATGCTTATGATCATggtgaaagaaacaaaatttattgGGGTTCTTTATGTTTGAACCACCTTTCATTGGAGGTGGGTGTTGCATTAAATCTTTTCCCTCTATGGCGATCAACACATCAGCTCGTGTGGTGGTGAGAGGTGTGGTCAGAAGTCCAAGAAATAAAAAGCGATCATGCATGTTTCCCTTGGTAGAAGACTAGTGATATTATAGAGATTTTTCTATTTGGAAACGATAGTAACCCTTCCTAGTCACACTAGCTTCCTCTACTCGAACATGGTTTTCCATCACTTGGTTCATTTTAAGAAGTGTTTTGTCATGGAAAGAGTATAGGTGTTTCTATAATGAGTAGTTATAAACTCCACTAATAAGAGATTTGGCGGCAAGAGGttcaagcatatttttttttcttagaatttcCTCGTTAAAGATATGCCCTAGTACTTTGACTCTTTCATTATATAATAGCAAAGATTTTAGTTAtacttttttcaattggaatacTGGTGCTAAAACAAGAAATGAGCTTCATGTAGAAATCACAAAGACCTAGGATAGAGCTAGTATCAAGTCTATGATATCACACCTTAGCAAATCCatgaaaagttataaaaaaaaatcttacacaTGGCATCATTCTTTGTTATCACCACCTCCAGAATacttttgatattttgtatGTGCTCCCTAGGATTTGTAAGGTATAATAGCTATATAGGTTGACCTTTATAGCGATACAATCCCAAAGTGAGTGTGTAACACTAAAGTAGAGATTCTTCTATACTTTAGGAATGATGTTTAGGAGCTAGTGCATTCTTATGgacatttttttgggtttttttttcatgatgaaGAGCATGTGAACGAGATTAGACTCAGAAGAAAAAGATTGATGGAAATATCCACACTTGTGGCTAGGATCTGTTGAGGAGTGTTGACTCATTCAAAGAGTTTGAGTATTGTGCCTACCTAGCATGTTGTTTTGTCATATTTCTTCATGCAACTAAAGTTATCTCCATGCACTTATTGTATGTAATGGAGTTATATGTTGACTTTCTTGTTGATGAAATGGAAGAGTGTGAAGTTGTTCCTGTATggctaaaataacattattgagCACTTGCACTTATACTTGTTAAGAGAGTTGTTGGAGAACTAATGGAACTGAAGTCCCTATGTTAGAGAAATCAATTACTCTCCATTGTCCTGGGGTTTCATCAGCCATGAATAATCTTTTTGATGAAGAGTGAAAGAGAATGAACtagcttttttcttcttgttttccaCAAATGACATCATTGATGAGGTCGTGAAAAAAACttcacacaaaaaataattttcttggcTAGAGAAACTAGGCTAACAAGTGATTCCTGTAAAAATAAGTcccctaaaaaacaaataattatttgatgttTAAGTCAGTACGTATTTATAGAGAAATGAATAtataacaagagaaaaaaattaaatgaatataaacaaataattatttggCATGGCATTCCAAGACGTTGCCTGACTTTCATGGCCTTTAGCTAggtgtttttttagcttttcttaCTAGAAATTATTATATGGTTGTGTTATATCGATCTTCTAGGTGTATTTATATACCATGCATTGAAATTTCTTCGTGTAGAAGATACTATGTtgttgatgaaaaaattgatttagcTGGACATAACAACTCTTGGTTGATTTGTCATGCAtattattagtgaaaaatattGGCTATGATGTGCGATTATTGGCTAGAAATATGTACTAGATTTGCATTAAAAAGTATagaaaagaaagtgaagaaaaaactaaGTGTGGATTGTGTTTATGAAAAGTTGGCTAATGAGAACCCATAAAAATGCATAGAATAGCATGTTTGATAGATTAGTTAGACTAGGACAAGATCGGGTTTAggtcatagttattaaacctggccCGAGGGTTGACACGACCAAGAAGCTGGGTTCCGGGTTTCATAGGTCAACCcgggaaaataaaataaaaaatcaaagttttaatattttatatgaaaaaatccatgtaaagatagattatacatattataaataatgaagtttaaaagaatattttaaaaagttttttatccaacattaaaaagatattatattaagcttttaagttgaagtatttaaactaaaaaagtttttcatcccacattgaaaaaacataacttttttcatgggaacatagagtatatatacgaaagggcttcaaatcccacattaaaaagatactatgttattcttttaagttgaagtatttaaatcaaaaggttttttattccacattgaaaaaacatgacttttttcttaggaacatagagtatatatactaatgggtttcaaatcccacatttgaaaaaaaaaaaaaaacctaggccCTTCCGGATTCGCCCGGGTCAACCCGCCGGGTCACCCGGATCGCCTGGGTTTGGCCGGGTTGCTGCCACCGTCGGTTTTTTATTAAACCTGGATCGGTCCAGCTATAGGGTCCTGAATTGGCCAGCCAGGCCggaccgggccgggtttaataagaATGGTTTAGGTTGAACTTTGTCTATAAAATTTCCAGCCACAGGGAATATCTcaactaattagaaaaaaacttcAGCACAGGGAATATCTcaactaattagaaaaaaacttcAGCCACACGTGGGTATTAGCCCTAGTGGTTGGAAGTCCAGCCGCTTGGACCTGGCccagtgtgtgtgtatatatatatatattctaagtAATTTTTCTCGGCAGttacatttttaatttgttttatcttttcatctAGTCGTCCAATTACTTTACGAGTTCAATTTGAAAATCATAGCCTCACTCAGCCCACGAGTTAGCATCATGAAATTAGTCTCCTCACATTCTCACCACGAGAAGCAAATTAGTGCTCCTACAGGGAGGGTTAAAGGCGGAAGTCTCCCTTGATCAGGTGTCGGTTGTTACAGTTAAGTAGGTCCAACAAGCTTGGAAGGATCCCATCAATCAGAGCTAGACCGTCATTGAAAAACAAGCAAGACATTGCAAGTCCTATGGGCGGGCTAGGTCGTTGAGAGGTCCATGGACCCTTTTGACTCCCAAAATTAGGGTCCTGGATTGATCAATCTGGCTGCAGGAATCAACTGCTGAAAGATTTTAGAACATGGTTCTCGAAGATATCAAAGCCTATTGTCTAAATCGGTATTTGTTGGGGCCTTCTCTTACTGGGTATCATTTCCGGAATACAAGTCATTGTCATCAGTACTGCACTCAAACTCCGAAGGAAACCATTTCCTGAATAATGCAAAGCCTTAAAGGATTTGGCATCCAGGTAACATCCCAATAAAATCCAGCAAGTATACAACGCAGCTTGTTGGGCATCCACAAACAGCTCTTGAATCACAGCAAGGTATGCACTCTGAAAAACAGGCTCAACAGTAAAGCAGTTCTAAccagaaataaaattcaaaaccttAACTAACATGATACTGCTTAAAGGATTTATTATAACCAGAATGTTTAACAAACTGACCGACCTTACAGGCTACAACCTGAGTACACCACAACCTGctgaagagagagaaatatttacaagaaaagAACACCAGACCTGACTTGATGCTGACTAACCTACTTGGTTTTCCCACACAAAGGTGTCAAGGATCTTGCATGCCCTCTCCATCTTGACAAATGAATGAGAACAAGGTCTAAACACCAACAGACTAGACCAAATAAATCCGAAGGACCCAAACAGCTAGAAAGTCTTTCACTAGCTaagaacaaatcaaacacagGTGAAAGAAGTCTTACATCCAGTTCTGAGTTGTAATATATGATTTTCTTGGCTCTGGTGGATCTCCAGCTACAATTTGGTTGCTGCATGAGCCAACACCAGAACCACCAGCAAGCATTGCCATCAAACTGCCTCCATGCACCCTGCCTTCTGATACAAAAACTGGCATTGATGAGAGACCTGCTTCACTGGCAGAGAGATGACCATTTGAGACTCCAAAATGTTTCAAATCAGAAGTAGTTCTGCCCAATGAATCCCTGGCACTAGTACCCATCTTCACAATATCGACAGTCATGTCCTCGACAGTGACAACTTCTTTCGTCTTCTCAGAATGACTAATTTTAGGGTCCTGAACCATAGGTCCCAAGGTGACACCACCATGAACCCTCTTGTCCTGCACCAAACCGCTGTGAAGTGCACAGAGACCTGTCTTACCCCTTGCAAATGAGGTACAAGGACCAGAAGGTAGGTTACCATATTCTGACCCAGGATGACCCCAAGAGCATCTCTTCCCTCCACCATGTGCCTTGCAGAAATCGGTGCTGCCTTGAGCACTTTTACCACATCCTTCAACCTTGCACCTTTTTCCACCGCCATGACGGACACAAAAATCTGTACGTCCTCTTGCACTCTTTGTGCACTCAGGTACAGCACACCTCTTTCCACCCCCATGTGCGACGCAGAAGTTAGTCCCTCCATGTACACTCTTACTACAAACCCCACCACGTTGGAAGGCGCACCTTTTTCCTCCTCCGTGGCCTTTACAAAAAGGAGTGCTCCCTTCAGCACCCTTGGTGCATCCTGGAGCAGTGCAGCGTTTCCCTCCACCATGTGCCTTACATAACATGGTGCTCCCTTGTGCCCCTTTTGTGCATCCTGAGAATTGGCATCTCCGACCACCTCCATGAGAAATGCAGAGACCAGATAGACCTTCTGCACTCTTTGTGCAATTTTCTTTCTGGCATCTCTTACCCCCACCATGTCGGATGCACAAACCAGATTTTCCTCTGGCAGCTCGAGCACAACCCTCACGACTGCATCTCCGCCCGCCACCATGGGCAATACAGAAATCTGTGCGACCTTCTGCACTTTTTGTGCAACCAAGGAATTCACAGCGGCGTCCACCCCCATGGGCCTTGCAGTACACTGTTCGGCCCTCAGCTCCCTTGTGACAGCCTGCTTTCTGACACCTTCGGCCTCCACCATGTGAAATACAACGGCCGGAAGCACCTCTGGCACCCTTTCCACATCCTTCAACCTGACATAACTTTGAGCTAGTGCTGCGTTGATATGGCTGTTGCTGCTGTGTTATCCCAGAAGTGCAGGTGACTGAACTCTTTGGCGTTATCACACTAGATGAGTGGTCTGGAAAACTGGAAGTAGGATCCCTAGTTCTTGGAATCTGGTTGAAGAAGCTAGCCTCTTTGTTCTGGGAAATCTGCAATGGAAGCAATGCAATCCCTGATTTCCAACTATCTGATGTCAATCGTTCATCCACATTTGATGCTCCACCCATTGCCAGCGGCATATCCATGCCAAATTCAAGTGAACTAGAGTGTGGATGGATGCTAGTAATATCGGATTCAGAAGGACCAGTGGAGAGACTCAGCTCCAAGTCAACCCTGGGCTGCAATTCCATTCCTTTGAGATTTGAACCAGCAGGCTTCTTCGGGCTCGACATCTTCTCGTTGCCAAGATGGAGAGAGAAGTCCAATTCAAGATCCATTGAGGACTCTTCATCAGTTTCTTTGGCAGAAGACATTGCTGTGCAAGCAGTTGCTGAACTCCCCTTACTGTCTGAAGAACTTGAAGAGCGGTGAAGCCCAAGGGACAGTGAAGAACCAACATTTAGGCCCATGGATCCATCAATCAAATTCCGCTTCCGCTTAATACCCTTAGAGGGAGACCCATAGGGAACCAAAGATCCTAGGGAATCAAGGCGCAAGACAGTATCTGCACTGAATTTGGTGCCAGCTACTCCAACTCCAACGGGCATTGAACTGCCCAAAATCTTGGATGCATTTGAAGGGCAATCAGCAGCAAAACCAAAGTTCCGGAGTCTGTTGTCCATGAAGCAATGGCTAAACATAAAGTGATTTCCAAACCTAAGATCAATCTTAATGAAAAATTCACCTGACTTCTGGggtcaagaaaaataaactacaaAACTTGGTTAGATGTCGAAAAAATTAGCTACAGAACTAGGGTTAGATGTCTCTGAAAGGGTACATCCCACCCCCACTAACGAATCCAGATGTATCACAACGGTCcattttcttatttagtttaaCCCAGAAGTAGGCTGATTAGTTGGAACAGAAGAGGATGAATCCGGGCACACTAGGTTCCTTCATAACAGTATGCTAGTCAACCTTCCTGTTTCACAAGTCCTATGGTTAGAAAAAATACGTCAAAGCATTACCAAAAAGTAAATGCAACCAGATTCAACATCATCTCATGAGATTAAGTAAATGTTTGTATCTATTGAAGCTTGCAACAATTAACTCccactaaaagaaaaaagaaaaaagaaaaaagaaagaaactaaaGCAAAACAAGTTGCTTCGGAAGTACTTTTGCAGACATCGTGAAATACAGCACTAAGAAGGTAATAAGAATCAACATCAGAGCTCATGAATGCAAATACTCCCAAATTCAATCAAGAGTCTTTACATCCATCAGGCTAGGAATATATCAGGGACTCTTATGatgagaaaaataacataagaaGACAATTCTAGTGCTGtaactattataaattattgagtcaataaataaaaattactcagTAAAAGCAATGAATTTGATGTCAAacagaacatattttttttctgaaatgcTAACCAAATGGGACAGTACACTTCAAAAATTTAAGCAAACCTCTCTGAACACCCCAGAAGAAAAGCAGAGACCAAACGCAACAACCAGGTGCCACCAGCAGATCTACGAGGGAAAAAAGAGCAGAATTCGATAAGATAATCAACAatgaaaaagtataaaaaagctGCAAGGTTGACAGCAGGTCAAACCTTCATAAGCATTCTTGAGAATAAGACGAGAAGAAACATCAATTATTACGTAAACATCATATCAGTTCAAATATAATCCATTAAAAGAATCCAAACATCTTTCACAAAACGAAACCAGACACATTGGTTCTTGCCATAATTCAAATGGAGCATACTCACTGATTATCTATCCagaatctcaattaaaaaaaaaaaacaaaaaaacaaaagttaatcaCATAAACGGaggaaaacataacaaaaatcaaatattcGAACTGAGATCTATAAAGCTAAGAATGAAACACAGAAAGGACTTTAGCAGTTTAAGCCAAAAAAGGCTTATCAGTCTTCCTTGATTGCCAATCAagcaaaccaataaaaataaaaaatttactacAAGTTTTAAGCAGCTTTGctaaacacactaaaaaaacatgggacatgataaaagaaatcaaaatctacCCCGTCTGACTGCttacaaaatccaaaaaactgaaaacaaagccAAAACCGATAAAGCTCAACTATTTAACTATCTGAAGCAAGAACTTCTCAGCCCAACTAAttaagaaacacaaaaaacccTCTAATTCTTCATGGTTTCCTTCAGTTTCTCAGCAACCAGACAGGCCGTGAATCACAAGAATTCCGATtcgaaaaaacaaaatccaaatttaagATGTTAACTGTAAGTACCTCGAGATTTGATTGGAATCGACGGAATCAGGTGTGGAGATTACGCGGAAGGATCAAACGACGGGGAGTCTTTAGGGATCTTAGAAGCAACGGCAGCGAGAGGGATAAAAAAGAGGAGGCGGAGAGTGAGAGGAAATAGCGAGGCGAGAGACGCGAAAAAATGAAAAGAGGGATAGGTGGAAAAGGCgaatagaagaaaagaagaggacgTCGGAGGTGGTGGTACACGTGCTAAAGTCATTACAACCCAcgttccattttattttaaggttttgatttatttttattaaatgctagatgtaattaattattttatttttgttttaataaagaaaagaagagagaccACATCATTTATTTGGAAAGTTTAATTTAGTAATTAGTATTGAAGGATATTAATTGGTGGAGTCAGATATTTTCCCCGCATTTCTTTTTTGgtatttattacttttattttgtcACATGGGATTTGacacatttattttcttatattaacgagtacttatatttttctttgtattcaTGAATTCTTTTTTACAATGTGGATGCTTTGTGATTCTTACAAACAATTTCTTCTTGAAAATGataagagataaaataaaataatgtaagtGGAGTTTGATCCactaaaacttttaattatacattaaattgtgtttaatttaatttaattattaagattAAGTTGTCACATATCATTTTGTGTACGCCTTAAtgattatttagaatttatcCTCATTGGAAATATAAAGTCCATTGCTTCCGATAATATGAACTTCTTCTTCTCAAGAACAGAAGAATCATCCCCCCACATGCTAAATTCCCACTTAAACGAAAATCACCTCAAAAAAAGGCCAGCTTTTTCTAAcaatatatattactttttgtcaagaagaagttttttaatatttaaatattttgattaaaaaataatattataaaaaaatcccaaaacatACTTTAattcacataatttatttaagatttattaGGAAAAGAACTTTAATATTGGAGCGGGATGAAAATTCTTATAATGCCtagatatgttttaaaaatatttttaatttaaaaaaattgatgtttttttaattttttataatattataaataaagtataaatataaaaaaatattttaatatatttttaaatgaaaatatttttgagtaGGGCAACTACCAGACACAGTATAAGAGAGGAACATAGTAAAATTACATTCATAAATGTAAGATGAAATGGTGGCAATGATATAATGCAGACAGTGACCAAAGCAATAGGGAGGGGGGAAAACACGACAAAGGGAGGCTAGTTAAGGTCAGTCAAGGTAGGTAGCGCGTGGCATAAGATACAGAGACAGTCCAAAAACAGGCCCCACGCTGCCTGTCAAAGAGACATgacgttttattttatttatctggAAAACTACAAACGAGTCTTTCAACTAAATATATGATTTCATTTAAGTCTCTAAGTTTCCAAAACTATCACGAGCTGGTCAATTTAGCCCAGACAAGTTTCCTAgctgaaataataataataataataataataaacagtaTTTACTAATGCATGCTGCTAACAACGTCAACGCTACATGTCCTGTTAATGACAATGCATAGTAAACAAGAATTACTAATTATGAAATCTTGAAGCTATATGCAAAGAATTGATATTGTTGCGTAGAATCTAGCTCGAGAATGCTTggacaattaagaaaaaacacaagGGAAGTCTTTAGCTTTAGGACTATATTGCTTAGTTTTGAAGATTTGaggattaattgaaattatctGTTTGGTTAGGAAACTTATTTAGTTTGGTTGTTAGTTCGAGAGTCGGCAGCGGCTCGTAGCCGTTCATGGTGCTCAATCTCGGCTTAGTGAGGACCCCACACAAGCAAACCAAAAGAACCCTTCGAGAAACGAGACTCCTCGTGGGGTCCATACCTCGCGCCGACAGCGGTTTTCGCTTGTCACCACGTCGCCCGCCGGAACAATTTCTTATGTAACAACGAGCGCGTCGGAGAAAGATTAGGCACATGGTAAAAGCTCTTGGTAGTcgagattaatttattttctgagaAGGACACCGAGGGGGTGTTTGGGAGGCctaaaggagaaggaaaaaaacaggcGACGCAGCTCCAGCACGCGCGATGCTCGCTGTTGCAAAATGTGGTTCGCTCACCACAGTGGCCTGTACTAAAATATCTTGAAAGGCTTCCTCGTTTTCTAACAAGGATAAGATTCATGCAATCACCAAGCGCAGAATAGGAAGCTCCTTACCCAGAAACAGCAAAAAGCTTGTGCATAAAAAGCAGCGGTGCTAAGGGATTTCTTCTGCGCATACATGTAAATGGGATTTGACAAATTTTATAGCAGCAAAACAAATCAAGTCCAAGAATTTGACTCCTCTCCCGAAATCTTATCCCACGCCGTTCATCCCATGAAGCATGAAACAAGGTCAAGGTATGCTGGCCATAGTCTTGAATCGATCCATGTCTTCcgagattaaattaattttatttttccctcCCTCTTCCAATCCATTTTTGGCTGTCATTTTAATATTGCCACAATAGGGAATGTTAGTGGAGAATGGTTGATTATGCTCCTTTTCTCAAAGCTACCGATGAAGAATATGCCTCTACAATATTCGGCTTCTGAGGTTGCACGTGCAAAGTTCACTTCCATGTGACTAACAAGAGCCCAATATAATAAAACTATCTCTGGTACCATAACTGTTGTGGCTGGTGGCTGTCGGTGTCACATTTCTAATGTCACTCACTGGGCATCTCCATAAAGACCCCACAAGATCTTGCGCCCTGTAAACTTTTCTGCTCGTTTAACGAACTGGGGGGGCACAGTTGATAGTTGTAGGAGCGTTGCTTTGCTGGTAtcggtttttatatatatatatataatatatttaagtttAGGATTCTCTACAAGCAGGAAAAAATCTTCGGATTCTTAGTTTTAGCATGGGTTAATCCGACTAATCTCTCTTTTTAATCTCTTATCATTTCCTGCTTAGCGAGAATCATTTGTGTGGAAAAAGGAATATCACGAGCGCACAGAGGGCGTGTCAAGAGGGCACTAAGATTCCTAGGTTTTGCAATATTATACGAGTTGAGTATTTTCAATGCCACTTTGATATTAATACTGAGAGCATGAACAAAGAATTGGAGTTCcgatattatatgataaaatccTTTCAATTATGATTAATAACATGTTGTCTTCTACATCAAGTAATCATACGGGATGTATGTAAGATCTTGGGACGTGGAATATCGATCAAAGGTTGGACCGAGAACAATCTTTTTTGAAAGACGAGAGTCAAAGAAACACACACACGGAGAGGGGGAGTGGAGAGATAGTTTGCTACCACACTGTCTAATACAATGAGGTATCGAGGGAGGAAGAAAGTGGGAAAGCATGGGACAGGTAAGCAAAATGTACGAAAGCAGAAGTTGAAAATGGAGAAGGAAAAAGAGATGGAAAGGGGGAGGCCAGGGAGGGGGATTTGTCATCTTTTAagtcttgacttttttttattcaattcccTTGTAAAGTCTTCATGGATGGGCGTGGAGGTGCCACATCTGCCAAAGTTTTCCGACCTCTTTTTCTCCACCCTTGTATGTGTACAAATTGTTGCCCCACCACCACAAAGGAGTTAAGAAAGAGAATTTTTCCACACGGAaaggtcattttttttactctgcAGCTTGGACTTTATAGCCATCAAGCCATGTCTTCTACGTAGCAAAGCTCTCAGGAAGCAAGAGAATCCAAGCAAATACAACAACAATCCACGCATGTTTGAGCTACAAAACTTTGGATTTAACCTATCGATGGAGAGccaacaagaaaaataagtcAATGAACagcaaatataataaaatagaagTGATCAAAAACCTCATTTTTGTAACATGACACGTTATTGTTCTCAATTTTATCAGTTTTGTGACAAAGTTGTCCGTCCATGCAA from the Populus nigra chromosome 1, ddPopNigr1.1, whole genome shotgun sequence genome contains:
- the LOC133678317 gene encoding uncharacterized protein LOC133678317 produces the protein MFSHCFMDNRLRNFGFAADCPSNASKILGSSMPVGVGVAGTKFSADTVLRLDSLGSLVPYGSPSKGIKRKRNLIDGSMGLNVGSSLSLGLHRSSSSSDSKGSSATACTAMSSAKETDEESSMDLELDFSLHLGNEKMSSPKKPAGSNLKGMELQPRVDLELSLSTGPSESDITSIHPHSSSLEFGMDMPLAMGGASNVDERLTSDSWKSGIALLPLQISQNKEASFFNQIPRTRDPTSSFPDHSSSVITPKSSVTCTSGITQQQQPYQRSTSSKLCQVEGCGKGARGASGRCISHGGGRRCQKAGCHKGAEGRTVYCKAHGGGRRCEFLGCTKSAEGRTDFCIAHGGGRRCSREGCARAARGKSGLCIRHGGGKRCQKENCTKSAEGLSGLCISHGGGRRCQFSGCTKGAQGSTMLCKAHGGGKRCTAPGCTKGAEGSTPFCKGHGGGKRCAFQRGGVCSKSVHGGTNFCVAHGGGKRCAVPECTKSARGRTDFCVRHGGGKRCKVEGCGKSAQGSTDFCKAHGGGKRCSWGHPGSEYGNLPSGPCTSFARGKTGLCALHSGLVQDKRVHGGVTLGPMVQDPKISHSEKTKEVVTVEDMTVDIVKMGTSARDSLGRTTSDLKHFGVSNGHLSASEAGLSSMPVFVSEGRVHGGSLMAMLAGGSGVGSCSNQIVAGDPPEPRKSYITTQNWM